In one Candidatus Dormiibacterota bacterium genomic region, the following are encoded:
- a CDS encoding alpha-ketoglutarate-dependent dioxygenase AlkB — translation MPENPRLVWQASLFEESGAPRVDHDFRGLVRHQLDASAWVDHVPGWLAHADEMFAWLLDRAPWEETEQELYGRTIATPRLIARWPHRPGEIALPPVLEDIRGALVERYRRPFDSVSANLYRDGRDSVAWHGDRIARTVVDPLVAILSLGHPRRFLLRPRGGATRLTLDPQHGDLVVMGGTSQRRWQHTIPKVASAGPRISVTLRHGAESGAPGGQEEAVRVGGTQLASVQLPRGRCSQTR, via the coding sequence ATGCCCGAGAACCCCCGGCTGGTGTGGCAGGCGTCGCTCTTCGAGGAGTCCGGCGCGCCCCGAGTGGATCACGACTTCCGCGGGCTGGTGCGGCACCAGCTCGACGCCTCCGCGTGGGTCGACCACGTCCCCGGCTGGCTGGCGCACGCCGACGAGATGTTCGCGTGGCTGCTCGACCGGGCCCCCTGGGAGGAGACCGAGCAGGAGCTCTACGGCCGCACCATCGCCACCCCGCGGCTGATCGCGCGCTGGCCCCACCGCCCCGGAGAGATCGCCCTGCCGCCCGTCCTCGAGGACATCCGCGGTGCCCTCGTGGAGCGGTACCGGCGGCCCTTCGACTCGGTCAGCGCCAACCTCTACCGCGACGGACGCGACAGCGTCGCCTGGCACGGCGACCGGATCGCCCGGACCGTGGTCGACCCGCTGGTCGCGATCCTGTCCCTCGGCCATCCCCGACGGTTCCTGCTCCGCCCCCGAGGCGGCGCGACGAGGCTGACCCTCGATCCCCAGCACGGCGACCTCGTCGTCATGGGCGGGACCAGCCAGCGGCGGTGGCAGCACACCATCCCCAAGGTGGCGTCCGCCGGGCCTCGGATCAGCGTGACCCTGCGTCACGGCGCCGAGAGCGGGGCGCCGGGCGGTCAGGAGGAGGCGGTGCGGGTGGGCGGGACCCAGCTGGCCAGCGTCCAGCTGCCCCGGGGCCGCTGCTCCCAGACCAGGTAG